From a region of the Campylobacteraceae bacterium genome:
- a CDS encoding pantoate--beta-alanine ligase, producing the protein MKIITTIEDLQNIRKNLNKSIGFVPTMGALHSGHISLIKKAKLNNDITIVSLFINPTQFLAHEDLSAYPKDDLRDINICEQYKVDYVFMPTKEIMYQSTDEVLIKAPKLSSYILEGATRPGHFDGVLQIVLKLFNLIRPTNAYFGKKDAQQLSLISKMVKNLFLAINIIECEIIREEDGLALSSRNIYLSKEQRKNALTLSQSLNNAKKLILQNENNTKTIVNAMKNILKDQDIEYLSIVDREFNEIPKIQKNNTIILLVVRFGNTRLLDNLWV; encoded by the coding sequence TTGAAAATTATTACTACAATTGAAGACTTACAAAATATTAGAAAGAATTTAAATAAAAGCATAGGTTTTGTACCTACTATGGGAGCTTTGCACAGTGGACATATTTCCTTAATTAAAAAAGCAAAACTAAACAATGACATTACAATAGTATCTTTATTTATTAACCCAACACAATTTTTAGCACATGAAGATTTATCTGCTTATCCCAAAGATGATCTTAGAGATATTAACATATGTGAACAATATAAAGTAGACTATGTTTTTATGCCTACAAAAGAAATTATGTACCAAAGTACAGATGAAGTTCTTATTAAAGCACCGAAGTTATCTTCATATATACTAGAAGGTGCAACACGTCCAGGGCACTTTGATGGGGTCTTACAAATAGTTCTAAAACTCTTTAATTTAATCCGCCCAACAAATGCATATTTTGGGAAAAAAGATGCACAACAACTTAGTTTAATTTCTAAAATGGTAAAAAACTTATTCTTAGCTATTAATATTATTGAATGCGAAATAATAAGAGAAGAGGATGGTTTAGCATTAAGTTCAAGAAATATATATCTAAGTAAAGAACAAAGAAAAAATGCACTTACTTTATCCCAATCGTTAAACAATGCGAAAAAACTAATCTTGCAAAATGAAAACAATACAAAAACAATTGTTAATGCTATGAAAAATATATTAAAAGACCAAGATATTGAATATCTTTCTATTGTCGATAGAGAATTTAATGAAATTCCTAAAATACAAAAAAATAACACTATTATCTTACTAGTTGTTAGATTTGGAAATACAAGATTATTAGATAATCTTTGGGTTTAA
- a CDS encoding holo-ACP synthase: MIGVDVVSIERIKKMHDKFGPKAYKKFLNDEEILLIKKSETAAGFWAAKEAASKALGTGIGKMCSFHDIYISKTNKNAPIISFSKKVHEYFKIKKAHVSIAHDAGFAIAIVHLEKY; the protein is encoded by the coding sequence ATGATAGGCGTAGATGTAGTCAGTATTGAACGTATTAAAAAAATGCATGATAAATTTGGCCCAAAAGCATACAAAAAGTTTTTAAACGATGAAGAAATTCTTTTGATTAAAAAAAGTGAAACAGCAGCCGGTTTTTGGGCGGCAAAAGAAGCGGCATCAAAAGCCTTAGGAACAGGTATTGGTAAAATGTGTTCATTTCATGATATTTACATTAGTAAAACAAATAAAAATGCACCAATAATTTCATTTTCAAAAAAAGTACATGAGTATTTTAAGATAAAAAAAGCTCATGTATCAATAGCACATGATGCAGGTTTTGCTATTGCGATTGTACATTTAGAAAAATACTAA
- the nrtS gene encoding nitrate/nitrite transporter NrtS has protein sequence MKKYQLILHIALKKELIIKALKIAFVVGIILNLINQGEHLLSLDMHNIHLTKLLFTFCVPFCVSMYTAITMKMKFKQDEIALVDANLRCENCNKRIFITENAKIPKCDICGNKTSWIFIK, from the coding sequence ATGAAAAAATATCAATTGATTTTACATATTGCTTTAAAAAAAGAGTTAATAATAAAAGCATTAAAAATTGCATTTGTTGTTGGAATTATTTTAAACTTAATTAATCAAGGTGAACATTTATTAAGCCTGGATATGCATAATATACACTTGACAAAACTATTATTTACTTTTTGTGTTCCCTTCTGTGTTTCTATGTATACAGCAATCACTATGAAAATGAAGTTTAAACAAGATGAAATAGCATTAGTAGATGCAAATTTAAGATGTGAAAATTGTAATAAAAGAATATTTATTACAGAAAATGCAAAAATTCCAAAATGCGATATATGTGGGAATAAAACATCATGGATATTTATTAAATAA
- the ruvX gene encoding Holliday junction resolvase RuvX, with product MKMASIDIGLKRIGLAICLQSNIVSPIPAILRKNRNQAAKDVNLFLEEWEIDILIVGYPSASPDMQKRIQHFIGLLDLKIPYELQEENMSSVEAKDLLKGKIKIKRDGRIDSLAAKIILERYVSKKGRI from the coding sequence ATGAAAATGGCGTCAATTGATATTGGATTAAAAAGAATTGGCTTAGCTATTTGTTTACAAAGTAATATAGTAAGTCCTATCCCAGCAATTTTAAGAAAAAATAGAAATCAAGCAGCCAAAGATGTTAATCTTTTTTTAGAAGAATGGGAAATTGATATCTTAATTGTAGGATATCCAAGTGCGAGTCCTGATATGCAAAAAAGAATTCAACATTTTATTGGGCTTTTAGACTTAAAGATCCCCTATGAATTACAAGAAGAAAATATGTCTTCAGTTGAAGCAAAAGATTTATTAAAAGGAAAAATTAAAATTAAAAGAGATGGAAGAATAGATTCACTTGCTGCAAAAATAATATTAGAAAGATATGTATCAAAAAAAGGTAGGATATGA
- the serB gene encoding phosphoserine phosphatase SerB → MKLAVFDFDSTLMDGETIDFLAKELGLEEKVSLITEEAMSGRLDFFESLSTRVALLKGLEYNKVLSICKNLPLMPGALELIPKLKEKGYKVVCFSGGFRTATGPASKVLGLDADFSNILHEKNGILTGLVGGDMMFSSSKGDMINRLQGLMGISKENTLVCGDGANDVSMFKYADIRIAFCAREVLKKEANIIIDTKDLTKILSSI, encoded by the coding sequence ATGAAACTAGCAGTATTTGATTTTGATTCAACATTAATGGATGGAGAAACAATTGATTTTTTAGCAAAAGAGCTTGGTTTAGAAGAAAAAGTCTCTTTAATTACAGAAGAAGCAATGAGTGGTCGCTTGGATTTTTTTGAATCATTAAGCACAAGAGTTGCTTTATTAAAAGGTTTGGAATATAATAAAGTACTAAGTATTTGCAAGAACCTACCTTTAATGCCCGGTGCATTAGAACTAATTCCTAAATTGAAAGAAAAAGGCTATAAAGTAGTTTGTTTCTCAGGTGGTTTTAGAACGGCAACTGGTCCAGCTTCCAAAGTTTTAGGATTAGATGCAGATTTCTCAAATATATTACATGAAAAAAATGGGATATTAACGGGTTTAGTTGGAGGAGATATGATGTTTAGCTCTTCAAAAGGAGATATGATTAATCGTTTACAAGGATTAATGGGTATATCAAAAGAAAATACTTTAGTCTGCGGTGATGGGGCAAATGATGTATCTATGTTTAAATATGCAGATATCAGAATCGCTTTTTGTGCAAGAGAAGTTCTTAAAAAAGAAGCCAACATTATTATCGATACAAAAGATTTAACAAAAATATTATCAAGTATATAG
- a CDS encoding transaldolase gives MSLKKEINFSLWCDFIERDFLENQFKDLISSDIIHGATSNPAIFASSIINSSAYKQQLVMLQANNAKTIYEELAIKDIKRAAELLGSLHDENDDDGFISLEVDPSLCDDSQGTIEEGIRLFASLAKDNVMIKVPATKAGFIAMKALTAKGINVNSTLVFSPSQAREASKALNEGIKESNRDTKAVVSIFVSRFDRLCDLKFAGLSLPKAKLGIINATKCYHEINKFRNKNIRTLFASTSVKGDELEPTYYVDNLLFPNSVNTAPLGTIEDYIKEGKKVEANIASVKECDAFFELLEKNNINMNDIYNTLLKDGLDSFRVSFEDMLSKLTKQ, from the coding sequence ATGAGTTTAAAAAAAGAAATAAATTTTTCATTGTGGTGTGATTTTATAGAAAGGGATTTTTTAGAAAATCAATTTAAAGATTTGATTTCAAGTGATATTATCCATGGGGCTACTTCAAATCCTGCTATATTCGCATCTTCAATTATAAATTCCAGTGCATACAAACAACAATTGGTTATGTTACAAGCCAATAACGCAAAAACAATTTATGAAGAACTGGCAATTAAAGATATTAAAAGAGCTGCTGAACTACTAGGATCTTTGCACGATGAAAATGATGATGATGGTTTTATTTCATTAGAAGTTGATCCAAGCTTATGTGACGATTCACAAGGAACTATTGAAGAAGGAATAAGATTATTCGCTTCTTTAGCTAAAGACAATGTAATGATTAAAGTTCCTGCTACAAAAGCTGGATTTATTGCAATGAAAGCTTTGACTGCAAAAGGTATTAATGTTAATTCTACACTTGTTTTTTCACCTTCACAAGCAAGAGAAGCATCAAAAGCTTTAAATGAAGGAATTAAAGAATCAAACAGAGATACTAAAGCAGTTGTCTCTATTTTTGTTTCCAGATTCGACCGATTATGCGATTTGAAATTTGCAGGTCTTTCTTTACCAAAAGCGAAACTTGGGATTATTAATGCAACAAAGTGTTACCATGAAATCAATAAATTTAGAAATAAAAATATTCGTACACTTTTTGCAAGTACTTCTGTAAAAGGGGATGAATTAGAACCAACGTATTATGTTGACAATTTACTTTTTCCTAATTCTGTTAATACAGCACCTTTAGGAACGATTGAAGATTATATAAAAGAAGGTAAAAAAGTAGAAGCAAATATAGCTTCAGTAAAAGAATGTGATGCATTTTTTGAACTTCTTGAAAAGAATAATATTAATATGAATGATATATACAATACTTTATTAAAAGATGGTTTAGATTCTTTTAGAGTATCTTTTGAAGACATGTTGTCAAAATTAACTAAGCAGTAA
- a CDS encoding 3-deoxy-7-phosphoheptulonate synthase class II has translation MNNWDTGSWRNFPIKQQPTYANQELLKKVEQELKSYPPLIFAGEARSLRSELAQVEKGKAFLLQGGDCAESFDAFNANNIKDLFKALMQMAVVLTFSGGCPVVKVGRVAGQFAKPRSSDFEEINGISLPSYRGDIINSIGFTEKERLPDPNKLIKAYNQSAATLNLLRAFSRGGMSDLNQVHSWNLDFIKDNTLGIKYEELAAKITQTLEFMKACGITNENTSQLHETTLYTSHEALLLNYEEALTRQDSITGEWYDCSAHMLWIGDRTRDLDGAHLEYFRGIQNPIGCKVGPTMKEDELIRLIDAINPNNESGRLNLIVRMGANKVADIYPKLLKKVKDEGRNVLWSCDPMHGNTIKADNGYKTRDFDSILSEVKQFFQIHKTEGTVAGGIHLEMTGQDVTECTGSTSAAITQEGLKSRYHTQCDPRLNADQALELSFMIAETLKEARH, from the coding sequence ATGAATAACTGGGATACTGGAAGTTGGAGAAACTTTCCAATAAAACAACAACCAACATATGCAAATCAAGAACTGTTAAAAAAAGTAGAACAAGAGTTAAAATCATATCCTCCTTTAATTTTTGCTGGAGAAGCTAGAAGTTTAAGAAGTGAATTGGCACAAGTTGAAAAAGGTAAAGCTTTTTTACTTCAAGGTGGAGATTGCGCTGAGTCATTTGATGCTTTTAATGCAAATAATATAAAAGATTTGTTTAAAGCATTAATGCAAATGGCAGTGGTACTTACCTTTTCTGGAGGCTGTCCTGTTGTAAAAGTTGGACGAGTTGCTGGTCAATTTGCTAAACCTAGATCTTCTGATTTTGAAGAAATTAATGGGATATCATTACCCTCTTACAGAGGTGATATTATTAACTCTATTGGTTTTACAGAAAAAGAAAGATTACCTGATCCAAATAAATTAATAAAAGCATACAATCAAAGTGCTGCTACATTAAATTTATTACGAGCATTTTCAAGAGGTGGAATGTCTGATTTAAATCAAGTACATTCATGGAATCTTGATTTTATTAAAGACAATACTTTGGGTATTAAATACGAAGAATTAGCAGCTAAAATTACTCAAACCTTAGAGTTTATGAAAGCCTGTGGTATTACGAATGAAAATACAAGTCAATTACATGAAACAACGTTATATACTTCACATGAAGCTTTATTATTAAACTATGAAGAAGCGTTAACAAGACAAGATTCAATTACTGGTGAGTGGTATGATTGTAGTGCGCATATGTTATGGATTGGTGATAGAACAAGAGACTTAGATGGTGCCCATTTAGAGTACTTTAGAGGGATTCAAAACCCTATTGGCTGTAAAGTTGGTCCTACAATGAAAGAAGATGAATTAATTCGTCTGATTGATGCAATAAATCCTAATAATGAATCAGGAAGATTAAATCTAATTGTAAGAATGGGGGCAAATAAAGTTGCCGATATTTATCCAAAATTACTTAAAAAAGTAAAAGATGAAGGTAGAAATGTATTATGGTCATGTGATCCTATGCATGGAAATACTATTAAAGCAGATAATGGTTACAAAACAAGAGATTTTGATTCTATTTTATCTGAAGTAAAACAATTTTTCCAAATTCATAAAACTGAGGGAACTGTTGCTGGTGGAATTCACTTAGAAATGACAGGACAAGATGTAACTGAGTGTACGGGTTCTACTTCTGCTGCGATTACTCAAGAAGGTCTAAAATCTAGATATCACACACAATGTGATCCAAGATTAAATGCAGATCAAGCTTTAGAATTATCATTTATGATAGCTGAGACTTTAAAAGAAGCAAGACACTAA
- a CDS encoding Spx/MgsR family RNA polymerase-binding regulatory protein, which yields MIRIYGIKSUSSVRKALSFFKENNLEIEFFDYKKESVPSTLIASWAKEIDIDILLNAKGAKYRTLGLKELSLSTEEKISWLVKEPMLFKRPIIQNENSLLVAFNEEAYKKAFL from the coding sequence ATGATTAGGATTTACGGAATTAAATCCTGAAGCAGTGTTAGAAAAGCTTTGAGTTTTTTCAAAGAAAACAACCTGGAAATAGAATTTTTTGATTATAAAAAAGAGTCTGTTCCTTCTACACTTATTGCTTCATGGGCAAAAGAAATTGATATAGATATTTTATTAAATGCTAAAGGTGCTAAATACAGAACCTTAGGATTAAAAGAATTAAGTTTAAGTACAGAAGAAAAAATAAGTTGGTTAGTAAAAGAGCCAATGCTTTTTAAACGTCCTATTATACAAAATGAAAATTCTTTGTTAGTAGCTTTTAATGAAGAAGCTTACAAAAAAGCTTTTTTGTAA
- the gatC gene encoding Asp-tRNA(Asn)/Glu-tRNA(Gln) amidotransferase subunit GatC, producing MEVDNKLIAKLAKLSSLEIDDSRKEELKSELGDIINFVENLNDIDVSHIDATFNTIEGGTPFREDIVSTDSDMSEHILKHAPKSEDGYFIVPKIIE from the coding sequence ATGGAAGTAGATAACAAACTCATTGCTAAACTTGCAAAACTATCTAGTTTAGAAATTGATGATTCTAGAAAAGAAGAATTAAAATCAGAACTGGGAGATATCATTAATTTTGTTGAAAATTTAAATGATATTGATGTTTCACATATTGATGCTACATTTAATACAATTGAAGGTGGAACTCCTTTTAGAGAAGATATTGTTAGTACAGATTCAGACATGAGTGAACATATTTTAAAACATGCACCTAAAAGTGAAGATGGTTATTTTATTGTTCCAAAAATTATAGAATAA
- the tgt gene encoding tRNA guanosine(34) transglycosylase Tgt, giving the protein MKFTLDATSSNARAATIQTEHSSIETPVFMPVGTQGTVKTLDANDMLSLGAKIILGNTYHLYLRPGSKLIKEFGGLHGYSKFPNSFLTDSGGFQAFSLSDKSKADDNGIMFKSHLDGSMHYFTPTSVLDTQYELNSDIMMILDDLVALPNSDERIEQSINRTTKWAKEAIIYHKEQQKKGIGTKQNIFAIIQGGTSKKYREQSATQLCALSDYDGFAIGGLSVGEPNVDMYETVEWTTQFMPKDKPRYLMGVGTPEDLIENIHRGVDMFDCVMPTRNARNGTLFTTFGRLNIKNSQFKTDKEPLDPACSCYTCSNFSRAYLSHLYRAGEMTFYRLATLHNLHYYLTLMREARAAILEDKWLEFKDEFYKKRKK; this is encoded by the coding sequence ATGAAATTTACTCTTGATGCTACATCTTCTAATGCAAGAGCAGCAACAATACAGACAGAACACTCTAGTATAGAAACACCAGTATTTATGCCAGTAGGTACCCAAGGAACAGTTAAAACACTTGATGCCAATGACATGTTGAGTTTAGGTGCAAAGATCATTCTTGGTAATACCTATCACCTATACTTAAGACCTGGTTCAAAATTAATAAAAGAATTTGGAGGTTTACATGGTTATTCTAAATTTCCAAATTCTTTTTTAACAGATTCTGGGGGTTTTCAAGCTTTTTCTTTATCCGATAAATCAAAAGCTGATGACAATGGAATTATGTTTAAATCTCATTTAGATGGTTCAATGCACTATTTTACACCAACAAGTGTATTAGATACTCAATATGAATTAAACAGTGATATTATGATGATTTTGGATGATTTAGTAGCACTTCCAAACAGTGATGAAAGAATTGAACAAAGTATCAACAGAACGACTAAATGGGCAAAAGAAGCAATAATTTACCATAAAGAACAGCAAAAAAAAGGAATAGGTACAAAACAAAATATTTTTGCAATTATTCAAGGGGGAACTTCTAAAAAATACAGAGAACAATCAGCTACGCAATTATGTGCATTAAGTGATTATGATGGTTTTGCAATTGGAGGTTTATCTGTAGGAGAACCTAATGTTGATATGTATGAAACAGTTGAATGGACCACTCAGTTTATGCCAAAAGATAAACCAAGATATTTAATGGGAGTAGGAACGCCTGAAGATTTAATTGAAAATATTCACAGAGGTGTTGATATGTTTGATTGTGTTATGCCTACAAGAAATGCAAGAAATGGTACTTTATTTACTACTTTTGGAAGATTGAATATTAAAAATTCACAATTTAAAACAGATAAAGAACCTTTAGATCCTGCTTGTTCGTGTTATACCTGTAGTAATTTTTCCAGAGCTTATTTATCTCATTTATACAGAGCAGGAGAAATGACATTTTATCGTCTTGCTACTTTGCATAATTTACACTATTATCTTACACTAATGCGCGAAGCAAGAGCTGCGATCTTAGAAGATAAGTGGTTAGAGTTTAAAGATGAATTTTATAAAAAAAGAAAAAAATAG
- a CDS encoding amino acid transporter, producing MLDIYTQGFIVTISLIMAIGAQNAYVLKLGLLKQHVLMAVSMCILFDIFLISIGVFGLGYFINDNQILINAVAFFGIAFLCFYAFTSFKAALKNESLEIDNTINTKPKKEVITLVIVMTFLNPHTYLDTIVLIGGIGANVLDELKIFFLLGSITASALWFIALGFGASLLIPLFKKPITWKLLDITTGTLMLYIAYSLIDLIK from the coding sequence ATGCTTGACATATACACACAGGGTTTTATAGTTACTATCTCTTTAATAATGGCAATAGGGGCACAAAATGCCTATGTTCTTAAATTAGGTCTTTTGAAACAGCATGTACTAATGGCTGTTTCTATGTGTATCTTATTTGATATTTTTTTAATTTCTATTGGTGTATTTGGCCTTGGGTATTTTATTAATGACAATCAAATACTAATCAATGCTGTTGCATTCTTTGGTATTGCATTTTTATGTTTTTATGCTTTTACTTCTTTTAAAGCAGCTCTTAAAAATGAAAGTTTAGAAATTGATAATACTATCAATACAAAACCAAAAAAAGAAGTTATTACCCTTGTTATTGTAATGACTTTTTTAAACCCACATACTTACTTAGATACAATAGTATTAATTGGTGGAATTGGTGCGAATGTACTGGATGAATTAAAAATATTTTTTCTTCTAGGTTCTATTACTGCTTCTGCTTTGTGGTTCATAGCTTTAGGATTTGGTGCTTCTTTATTAATACCTCTTTTTAAAAAACCAATAACTTGGAAACTTTTAGATATAACTACAGGAACATTAATGTTATACATAGCGTATTCATTAATTGACTTAATAAAATAA
- a CDS encoding MarC family protein, whose amino-acid sequence MPPFFESLLQNTITFFAILDPIGVSALVLSILPANTTSSQMNDIARKSTLTIIIAFFVVLFTGDFILQIFAINANSIKVMGGLVLILMALQMVRGSNKSKKPTKAEEKDSKEQEDLSVIPIGIPITFGPGIFTTILIYKQEANTFTDISIIIIAFLINAALIYITFKYSIYLKKILGLTGQNIVTKLMGLIVGAIAVQFIISGIVSLTKAYL is encoded by the coding sequence ATGCCTCCTTTTTTTGAATCTTTATTGCAAAATACGATTACGTTTTTTGCAATTTTAGACCCCATTGGGGTTTCTGCATTGGTTTTATCTATTTTACCTGCAAATACAACCAGTTCCCAAATGAATGACATTGCACGAAAATCAACGTTGACAATAATAATAGCTTTTTTTGTGGTTTTATTTACAGGAGATTTTATCTTGCAAATTTTTGCAATTAATGCAAATTCTATTAAAGTAATGGGTGGTTTAGTACTTATTTTAATGGCACTACAAATGGTAAGAGGTTCCAACAAAAGTAAGAAACCTACAAAAGCAGAAGAAAAAGACTCAAAAGAACAAGAAGATTTATCCGTAATACCTATTGGAATTCCTATTACTTTTGGACCAGGGATTTTTACAACTATTTTAATTTATAAACAAGAAGCCAATACTTTTACAGATATATCAATAATAATTATAGCTTTTTTAATTAATGCTGCTCTTATCTATATTACTTTTAAATACTCGATTTATCTTAAAAAAATACTCGGATTAACAGGACAAAATATTGTAACAAAACTCATGGGATTAATTGTAGGAGCTATTGCTGTTCAGTTTATAATTAGTGGAATTGTATCTCTTACAAAAGCTTATCTTTAA
- a CDS encoding amino acid ABC transporter permease, whose product MRKKKAVSLAHNKNLGHSLALGFYLAIGYFLFLAASNMNYVWQWNSIPKYFAYEETISIEAPKDGKFTSVDGKYFVITSEGEKEELQITSDFIFDYEIGEDVYQGEVIASKKEWYAGPMLNGMWVTIKISFMSAILASIIGIVVAFMRLSSYQFFKDIASVYIAIIRGTPLLVQIFLFYFIIANIFDIERFYAGVLSLGIFFGAYTAEVLRGAIQSIDKGQMEASHSLGMSYLQTMRHIILPQAFKRALPTLVGEVIALVKDSSLVSVISITDLTKVGREIVANTFSPFETWIVVAVMYLTITFSLTYIGHRLEKRMAAKGGLS is encoded by the coding sequence ATGAGAAAAAAGAAAGCAGTTTCTTTAGCTCATAATAAAAACCTAGGGCATAGTCTTGCCTTAGGATTTTATTTAGCTATTGGTTATTTTTTATTTTTAGCAGCATCAAACATGAATTATGTTTGGCAATGGAATTCGATTCCAAAATATTTTGCATACGAAGAAACAATATCTATTGAAGCTCCAAAAGATGGAAAATTCACAAGCGTAGATGGAAAATATTTTGTAATTACAAGTGAAGGCGAAAAAGAAGAACTTCAAATAACAAGTGATTTTATTTTTGACTATGAAATAGGTGAAGATGTTTATCAAGGGGAAGTTATTGCTTCAAAAAAAGAGTGGTATGCAGGACCTATGTTAAATGGTATGTGGGTAACTATTAAAATATCTTTCATGTCTGCAATTTTAGCAAGTATTATAGGTATTGTAGTTGCTTTTATGCGCTTATCTTCTTATCAATTTTTCAAAGACATAGCAAGTGTTTATATTGCAATTATTAGAGGTACTCCTTTATTAGTACAAATTTTCTTATTTTATTTTATAATTGCGAATATTTTTGATATTGAAAGATTTTATGCAGGGGTTCTCTCTCTTGGAATATTCTTTGGGGCTTATACTGCTGAAGTTTTAAGAGGGGCTATTCAATCCATTGACAAAGGTCAAATGGAAGCTTCTCACTCTCTTGGTATGTCATATCTTCAAACAATGAGACATATTATTTTACCGCAAGCATTTAAACGCGCACTTCCTACTTTAGTAGGAGAAGTTATTGCTTTAGTAAAAGATTCCTCTTTGGTATCTGTTATTTCAATTACAGATTTAACCAAAGTTGGAAGAGAAATTGTTGCTAATACATTTTCTCCCTTTGAAACATGGATAGTAGTTGCAGTTATGTATTTAACGATTACTTTCTCATTAACTTACATAGGTCACCGATTAGAAAAAAGAATGGCAGCAAAAGGTGGCTTAAGCTAA
- a CDS encoding transporter substrate-binding domain-containing protein: MKKLVLAFVVLCSTLFAGDINLWKKSTLNKIIERGELIVGMEPGYMPFEMKDKKGRIIGYDVDMAKKMAKEMGVKVKFVPTAWDGIIAGLVTEKFDIIMSGMTITQSRNLKVNFANPYIVVGQTIIMKKSLDSKVKSAKDLDKKEYTIATKLGVTGEIATRKFFKKAKIITFETEADAATEVLNGNADAMVYDQPYNVLFMSGKGKGRLTHLDTPLTYEPLGWAIRKGDPDFLNWLNNFLRQMKEDKVVNFHDNLYKKWLVDTKWLKRVQ, translated from the coding sequence ATGAAAAAACTAGTATTAGCTTTTGTTGTGCTTTGCTCAACACTATTTGCAGGTGATATTAACCTATGGAAAAAATCTACACTAAATAAAATCATCGAAAGAGGTGAATTAATTGTAGGGATGGAACCTGGATATATGCCTTTTGAAATGAAAGATAAAAAAGGTCGAATCATCGGTTATGATGTTGACATGGCTAAAAAAATGGCAAAAGAAATGGGCGTAAAAGTTAAATTTGTACCAACGGCTTGGGATGGTATTATTGCAGGTTTAGTTACAGAAAAATTTGATATTATTATGTCAGGTATGACTATTACTCAAAGCAGAAACTTAAAAGTTAATTTTGCTAATCCTTATATTGTTGTTGGACAAACAATAATTATGAAAAAAAGCTTAGATTCAAAAGTAAAATCAGCAAAAGATTTAGATAAAAAAGAATATACAATTGCTACTAAACTTGGAGTTACAGGTGAAATTGCAACAAGAAAATTCTTTAAAAAAGCTAAAATCATTACTTTTGAAACAGAAGCAGATGCTGCAACTGAAGTATTAAATGGTAATGCAGATGCAATGGTTTATGATCAACCTTACAATGTTTTATTTATGAGTGGAAAAGGTAAAGGTAGATTAACTCACCTTGATACTCCATTAACATATGAGCCTTTAGGTTGGGCAATTAGAAAAGGTGATCCAGATTTCTTAAACTGGTTAAATAACTTTTTAAGACAAATGAAAGAAGATAAAGTAGTAAACTTCCATGATAATTTATACAAAAAATGGTTGGTTGATACTAAATGGCTTAAAAGAGTACAATAA